The following coding sequences lie in one Aspergillus luchuensis IFO 4308 DNA, chromosome 8, nearly complete sequence genomic window:
- a CDS encoding sulfotransferase family protein (COG:S;~EggNog:ENOG410PN0M;~InterPro:IPR040632,IPR027417;~PFAM:PF17784;~TransMembrane:1 (o259-280i)), giving the protein METLRGAVYGFPQPQPRIRTKPLQVICVGLPRSGTESLSRALTQLGFKTYHGWDIVFDDPPYAQGWAQLAERKYSGVQGPGDAPITRDEFDCLLGHCDAVVDTAAAMFSVEMIQAYPEAKVILNTRRDVDAWHRSAMNTLVAEGENQWMAWFLRIFTADAYWLWRLYFTIGYPAMFRGRTTKEGLMKHGKRVYQEHGLMIRGLVPKERLLEWDVEDGWGPLCEFLGKDTPDEPFPNTNNPAAFRKHIQSIVQPRVKRGLFNFACCTTSVGVLVTAIVLGVKRRQAWQTLIWEIPVVVRQCLESLSFSK; this is encoded by the exons ATGGAAACCTTGCGCGGCGCTGTTTATGGCTTCCCCCAGCCCCAACCACGCATCCGCACCAAACCACTGCAAGTAATCTGCGTAGGCCTACCACGATCCGGAACAGAGAGTCTCAGCCGGGCGCTCACTCAACTGGGCTTCAAAACCTACCACGGCTGGGACATTGTCTTCGACGACCCGCCATATGCCCAGGGCTGGGCGCAGCTAGCAGAGCGGAAGTATTCGGGCGTGCAAGGGCCAGGCGACGCCCCAATCACTCGCGACGAGTTCGATTGCCTGCTGGGGCATTGCGATGCAGTGGTGGACACAGCAGCCGCCATGTTCAGCGTGGAGATGATCCAGGCGTATCCAGAGGCTAAAGTGATTTTGAATACGCGGCGGGATGTGGATGCCTGGCATCGCAGTGCTATGAACACCTTGGTCGCAGAGGGTGAAAACCAGTGGATGGCCTGGTTTCTGCGCATTTTTACGGCCGATGCGTACTGGCTTTGGAGGTTGTACTTCACGATCGGATATCCTGCCATGTTTCGTGGGCGGACAACCAAGGAGGGGCTGATGAAACATGGGAAAAGGGTGTATCAGGAACATGGGTTGATGATTCGAGGGCTTGTGCCGAAGGAGAGGCTCTTGGAGTGGGatgtggaagatggatggggtcCTTTATGTGAG TTTCTGGGTAAAGATACCCCCGATGAGCCCTTCCCGAACACCAATAACCCAGCAGCTTTTCGGAAGCACATCCAAAGTATAGTGCAGCCGAGAGTTAAACGGGGACTGTTTAATTTTGCATGCTGTACCACTTCAGTGGGAGTGTTGGTGACTGCTATTGTGTTGGGGGTGAAGAGGAGACAAGCATGGCAAACTCTGATCTGGGAGATACCCGTGGTGGTCAGGCAATGC
- a CDS encoding zinc-dependent alcohol dehydrogenase family protein (COG:Q;~EggNog:ENOG410PIGG;~InterPro:IPR013154,IPR013149,IPR002328,IPR036291, IPR011032;~PFAM:PF00107,PF08240;~go_function: GO:0008270 - zinc ion binding [Evidence IEA];~go_function: GO:0016491 - oxidoreductase activity [Evidence IEA];~go_process: GO:0055114 - oxidation-reduction process [Evidence IEA]) gives MTAGNVEYSEARRFSIVEKKLPSIRAHDILIKVKACGVCGTDLHIHEGEFGAQFSLVPGHETVGIVAAFGSEVVDFTVGDRVVADNSELCGHCHYCRRGKELFCENFIAHGVMVDGGFAEYAAYPAHRVFKIQNLSDADATLLEPAACAAHGLDKISPQMGSSVLLFGAGPTGLMLAQLLRQNGGCRTVIAAPGGLKMKLAKSLDAADEFVDLPREEDAAAARLEQLRREYPYGFDIVVEATGSEKVLEDAIHFVTKGGKLIVYGVYKDESRISLSPH, from the exons ATGACGGCCGGAAATGTAGAGTATAGTGAAGCTCGAAGATTTAGCATTGTTGAAAAGAAGCTTCCTAGCATACGTGCTCACGATATCCTC ATCAAAGTCAAGGCCTGCGGTGTTTGCGGTACCGACCTGCACATCCACGAGGGTGAATTTGGAGCCCAG TTTTCCCTAGTACCTGGTCATGAAACCGTCGGCATCGTTGCAGCATTCGGCAGCGAAGTCGTCGACTTTACAGTAGGGGATCGCGTGGTAGCCGACAACTCGGAACTATGCGGACACTGTCACTATTGCCGCCGAGGCAAAGAGCTCTTCTGTGAGAACTTTATCGCCCACGGCGTGATGGTCGATGGCGGATTTGCCGAATACGCCGCCTACCCTGCGCATCGCGTATTCAAGATCCAGAACCTGTCAGACGCCGATGCCACCTTATTGGAGCCTGCAGCCTGTGCGGCACACGGGCTGGATAAGATATCCCCACAAATGGGATCCAGTGTTCTTCTGTTTGGCGCCGGTCCGACAGGCTTAATGCTAGCTCAGCTGCTTCGCCAAAATGGTGGCTGTCGAACTGTTATTGCTGCACCGGGcgggttgaagatgaagctaGCCAAGTCGCTTGATGCTGCGGATGAATTTGTCGACCTgccaagggaagaagacgccGCGGCTGCTAGGTTGGAGCAGCTACGAAGGGAATATCCGTACGGCTTTGATATTGTTGTGGAGGCGACGGGTAGTGAAAAGGTTCTGGAGGACGCCATACACTTTGTCACCAAAGGTGGAAAGTTGATAGTGTATGGGGTTTACAAAGATGAGAGCCGCATCTCGCTGTCACCGCATTAG
- a CDS encoding sugar porter family MFS transporter (COG:G;~EggNog:ENOG410PHVM;~InterPro:IPR005829,IPR005828,IPR003663,IPR036259, IPR020846;~PFAM:PF00083;~TransMembrane:7 (n9-20c25/26o61-83i150-169o181-202i342-362o382-403i415-437o443-464i);~go_component: GO:0016020 - membrane [Evidence IEA];~go_component: GO:0016021 - integral component of membrane [Evidence IEA];~go_function: GO:0022857 - transmembrane transporter activity [Evidence IEA];~go_process: GO:0055085 - transmembrane transport [Evidence IEA]) — MFNSKTSYFGLRGGWLTFWITLACGADMTLYGYDQGVFSGVVISKDFLQLHNLEGPSKTSLLGTVTAIYDVGCFVGSICAYWLGERLGRRKTVLVGTTVMAVGALLQASSYSVGQMMAGRVIAGIGNGLNTSTAPIWQVETSNVHWRGKLVILENVLVLVGFSLANWLNYGLSFASGPVSWRFPLSFQFVFIIILALTVPWLPESPRWLIAHGQEEAAVQIIADLENKSRNDPFVQFQTSEIRHSVEYERANSVSFSDILRGRAHERSGTKTIRRLILGMGAQAMQQFSGINVTSYYLPTVLTKSVGVSEPLARLLTACNSVQYLCFSMIGIPNVERWGRRALLIFGATGQCLCYSFITALIRYNEMPGYPHQHEVASASVAFFFMYYIFFGIGMQGVPWLYPTEINSLTMRTKGAALGAATNWIFNFMVVEITPIGIQNLGWRFYTIWIALNAAMVPVIYVFYPETAGRTLEDMDDYYRGNPENATAVMA, encoded by the exons ATGTTCAATTCTAAGACTTCGTATTTCGGCCTTCGAGGGGGGTGGTTAACCTTTTGGATCACCCTAGCCTGTGGTGCTGACATGACTCTGTATGGGTATGATCAG GGTGTTTTCAGCGGAGTCGTGATATCCAAAGATTTTCTGCAGTTACACAATCTTGAAGGTCCTTCTAAGACCAGTCTTCTTGGCACTGTCACCGCGATCTACGATGTTGGCTGCTTCGTCGGATCAATCTGTGCATACTGGCTTGGTGAGCGGTTGGGGCGCCGAAAGACGGTCCTCGTTGGGACTACTGTAATGGCCGTTGGTGCTCTTTTGCAAGCTTCCTCGTACAGTGTTGGCCAAATGATGGCAGGTCGAGTCATTGCGGGAATTGGAAACG GTCTGAACACATCTACTGCACCCATTTGGCAGGTCGAAACATCAAATGTGCATTGGCGGGGCAAATTGGTTATCCTCGAGAATGTACTCGTCCTTGTTGGGTTTTCACTTGCCAATTGGCTCAATTACGGGCTTTCATTCGCCAGTGGCCCTGTGTCCTGGCGCTTTCCCCTGTCATTCCAGTTCGTCTTCATAATCATACTCGCTCTCACAGTTCCATGGTTACCTGAGTCCCCAAG GTGGCTTATTGCCcacggccaagaagaagcagctgtaCAGATCATCGCAGATCTTGAGAACAAATCTAGAAACGACCCCTTCGTCCAATTTCAAACCAGCGAGATTCGACACAGTGTCGAATACGAACGAGCCAACAGCGTTAGCTTCAGTGACATACTGCGCGGACGCGCCCATGAACGGTCAGGCACTAAGACCATCCGCAGGCTTATCCTCGGCATGGGAGCTCAGGCGATGCAACAGTTCTCAGGAATCAATGTGACCTCCTACTACCTACCCACAGTATTGACGAAATCAGTTGGTGTGAGTGAGCCGTTAGCAAGACTCCTAACAGCATGTAATAGCGTTCAGTATTTATGCTTTTCCATGATCGGTATACCGAATGTTGAGCGATGGGGCCGTCGAGCACTATTGATATTTGGTGCCACGGGCCAGTGTCTCTGCTACAGCTTCATCACAGCTCTCATTCGGTATAATGAGATGCCTGGCTACCCACATCAACATGAAGTGGCCTCTGCCTcggttgctttcttcttcatgtattatatattctttggAATCGGCATGCAAGGCGTGCCATGGT TGTACCCCACAGAGATCAACTCCCTTACGATGCGAACCAAGGGCGCCGCACTTGGAGCAGCTACAAACTGGATTTTCAATTTCATGGTCGTCGAGATCACTCCAATTGGTATACAGAACCTTGGATGGCGATTCTATACGATTTGGATCGCGTTGAACGCAGCGATGGTCCCTGTCATTTACGTCTTTTATCCAGAGACAGCAGGACGTACGTTGGAGGACATGGATGACTACTATCGTGGGAATCCAGAGAATGCGACCGCGGTGATGGCTTAA
- a CDS encoding Zn(II)2Cys6 transcription factor (COG:S;~EggNog:ENOG410PI00;~InterPro:IPR036864,IPR021858,IPR001138;~PFAM:PF00172;~TransMembrane:1 (o485-507i);~go_function: GO:0000981 - DNA-binding transcription factor activity, RNA polymerase II-specific [Evidence IEA];~go_function: GO:0008270 - zinc ion binding [Evidence IEA];~go_process: GO:0006355 - regulation of transcription, DNA-templated [Evidence IEA]), whose translation MPKTRYTVKYNEYSITCRKRHLKCDEVKPICGPCVKKDKTCEYPASGRRGNDSSASDRTIAAAVPVTDQDPSASPKQASAHVLHDDSTEITSSEQHEPPRVAWSCSDAETNPPSLAVPDHLTGGDLPTGLSPIAFQHNYLSPSNASFAAVRWFGLLASDAARDSPQLPSVNNSGTQNQSVDHLEIDGLSQPYSLQYATQVLDSTLDSSASNGPTSYQEGSAVEEELIWQSREAIELLPTEHALFEHFINQVCPWLDLFDPTSQFSTFVAHLAIHNAGLMNAILALAFRHLALNPRLDQENMPNKEAAALQYYYQSLHYVQRAMRFSSYKTSLELLATALIISAYEMLDNSTNDWERHLEGVFLIQRSQIIHGESGGLHSAVWWAWLCQDIWAAFREKRKTLTFWVPQKPLSALLPHELAMRAVYITAKVISYCAETTTEENRQRRVEDGNRLRAMLEDWRQHRTVEFSPLPLGASEYSSYFRPIWIRPAAFGLAVQFFSASCILLLAHEPSIGGLDQYLERQSAIKHYVEDICGIAMTLKDNASSLMSSQAVFIAGIFTQEKRAREDILELLESCRARTGGPVRSLGVELQELWESQDAKAATGGKGFIRAGAAS comes from the exons ATGCCGAAGACGCGGTACACGGTTAAATATAATGAATACAGCATAACATGTCGTAAGCGACATCTGAAGTGCGATGAAGTCAAGCCGATTTGTGGTCCTTGCGTCAAAAAGGACAAGACCTGTGAATATCCCGCATCAGGCCGTCGCGGTAATGACAGCTCAGCCTCCGACCGGaccattgctgctgctgttccggTGACAGACCAAGATCCATCAGCATCTCCGAAACAAGCCAGCGCTCATGTATTGCATGACGACTCCACAGAAATAACATCCTCCGAACAACATGAGCCACCACGTGTGGCGTGGAGCTGCTCAGATGCAGAGACCAATCCCCCTTCGTTAGCGGTCCCGGATCACCTAACGGGGGGTGACTTGCCTACCGGTCTGAGCCCCATCGCCTTTCAGCATAACTATCTGTCTCCCTCAAACGCGTCTTTCGCCGCAGTGAGATGGTTTGGGCTCTTGGCGAGTGATGCTGCAAGGGACAGCCCGCAGCTGCCCTCTGTGAATAACTCTGGCACTCAAAATCAGTCTGTTGATCACCTGGAAATCGATGGTCTGAGCCAGCCTTATTCGCTACAATATGCAACACAGGTGCTTGATAGTACCCTTGACTCCAGCGCGAGCAATGGCCCAACATCTTACCAAGAAGGTAGCGCGGTAGAGGAGGAACTAATTTGGCAGTCACGGGAGGCAATTGAGCTCCTGCCTACCGAACATGCCTTGTTCGAACACTTTATAAATCAGGTGTGCCCTTGG CTCGATCTCTTCGATCCTACTAGCCAGTTTTCCACATTTGTCGCGCACTTGGCA ATACATAATGCTGGACTCATGAATGCCATTCTCGCCCTCGCATTCCGGCACCTAGCACTGAATCCTCGCTTGGATCAAGAAAACATGCCGAACAAAGAAGCTGCGGCTCTacaatactactaccaatCACTGCACTATGTCCAACGAGCCATGCGGTTCTCCAGCTACAAGACTAGCCTAGAACTCCTTGCAACAGCACTGATCATCTCCGCCTACGAAATGCTCGACAACTCCACCAACGATTGGGAACGGCACCTTGAAGGAGTCTTCCTCATACAAAGGTCCCAGATCATCCATGGCGAGTCTGGAGGCCTACACTCCGCCGTATGGTGGGCCTGGCTCTGCCAGGACATCTGGGCTGCGTTCCGCGAGAAACGCAAAACATTGACATTTTGGGTTCCGCAGAAACCCCTCTCTGCGCTGTTACCGCACGAGCTTGCTATGCGTGCTGTTTATATTACTGCAAAGGTGATTAGTTATTGCGCAGAGACCACCACTGAGGAGAACAGACAGCGGCGAGTTGAGGACGGTAACCGGCTTCGTGCCATGCTCGAGGATTGGCGACAGCACCGAACCGTGGAGTTCTCGCCTCTGCCGCTAGGTGCAAGTGAGTATTCGTCGTACTTTCGGCCGATTTGGATTCGCCCTGCTGCTTTTG GACTGGCAGTTCAGTTCTTCAGCGCGTCATGCATTCTCTTACTGGCGCATGAGCCAAGCATAGGAGGACTGGACCAATACCTCGAGCGTCAAAGTGCCATCAAGCACTACGTGGAGGATATCTGTGGGATTGCTATGACCTTAAAGGATAATGCGTCTAGCTTGATGTCGTCTCAGGCTGTCTTCATCG CAGGAATCTTTACTCAGGAGAAGCGTGCTCGGGAAGATATCCTGGAGCTGCTAGAATCTTGTCGAGCAAGAACTGGCGGGCCGGTCAGATCATTGGGAGTGGAGTTACAGGAGCTTTGGGAAAGCCAGGATGCTAAAGCCGCTACTGGTGGGAAAGGTTTTATCCGGGCCGGTGCTGCCTCATAA
- a CDS encoding SMP-30/gluconolactonase/LRE family protein (COG:G;~EggNog:ENOG410PJXV;~InterPro:IPR011042,IPR013658): protein MADGFGMPNGICFSPDEKTVYITDTDRLHGDGTVFDHRVSSIYAFDVSTIHGQPFLTNRRLFAMADHGIPDGIKCDLNGNVYSGCGDGIHVWSPGGVLLGRILIDGGVANFCFGRNGEIFALNEHRLWRVQLGVGVKGALLGL, encoded by the exons ATGGCTGATGGGTTTGGGATGCCGAATGGGATTTGTTTCTCCCCGGATGAAAAGACGGTTTATATCACAGACACGGACCGACTGCATGGGGATGGTACGGTGTTTGATCATCGGGTATCTTCGAT CTATGCCTTCGACGTGTCCACGATACATGGACAGCCGTTCCTCACAAACCGTCGGCTCTTCGCCATGGCCGATCATGGAATTCCAGATGGGATCAAGTGCGATCTGAATGGAAATGTGTATAGTGGTTGCGGTGATGGTATCCACGTCTGGTCGCCCGGAGGAGTTCTCCTCGGTCGCATTCTCATCGATGGTGGGGTAGCCAACTTCTGCTTTGGCAGAAACGGAGAGATATTTGCGCTGAATGAGCACCGCTTATGGAGGGTCCAGCTCGGAGTTGGAGTCAAGGGAGCATTACTTGGTCTGTAG
- a CDS encoding uncharacterized protein (COG:G;~EggNog:ENOG410PWP3), with translation MTNSEITGFQSHHKDFDAITGPTPTLELLAEHRDYPFAHEAGIYIPETNNLWITSNRCVDPNGSKSEQKVYITRVDLNTNPITYEEIPTEIPMGNGGINYGRDHILICVRGP, from the coding sequence ATGACCAACAGCGAAATAACAGGGTTCCAATCCCACCACAAAGACTTCGACGCAATCACCGGCCCAACCCCCACCCTCGAACTATTAGCAGAACACCGCGACTACCCCTTTGCACACGAAGCCGGAATCTACATTCCCGAGACGAACAACCTCTGGATTACCAGCAACCGATGCGTCGATCCTAATGGCAGCAAAAGCGAGCAAAAAGTCTACATCACCCGCGTTGACCTGaacaccaaccccatcacctACGAGGAAATCCCCACCGAGATCCCTATGGGAAATGGCGGCATCAACTACGGCAGAGATCACATTCTCATCTGCGTCAGGGGTCCATGA
- a CDS encoding class II fructose-bisphosphate aldolase (COG:G;~EggNog:ENOG410PIGI;~InterPro:IPR000771,IPR013785;~PFAM:PF01116;~go_function: GO:0003824 - catalytic activity [Evidence IEA];~go_function: GO:0008270 - zinc ion binding [Evidence IEA];~go_function: GO:0016832 - aldehyde-lyase activity [Evidence IEA];~go_process: GO:0005975 - carbohydrate metabolic process [Evidence IEA]), producing MEGKDGERNWGIGVTPVLVSRPSPPHQEFISQEYKNVDQHKHPWYDNRTRLNNSVLLATMSWKEENRHRRILRNAHAGGYGVIAVIAYNLEQILGYIRAAETARSPLIIQFFPWAVKATDGLIVRTAADAVSRATVPISIHLDHAQSEDIIKQAADMPFDSIMVDMSHHEKEVNLRKTRELVRYCNERQKVTEAEPGRIEGGEDGVMDTAGLEACMTTAEEVDEFIDTGVDVLAPAIGNVHGEYGPRGPQLDFERFEKIRSQVNGRVCLAIHGTNGFPPELIQRCVAAGVAKINVNRLVLDDYYDHLRDNVGKIPHTQLIEEGIQKVADLTAKWMEICGSAGKA from the exons atggaggggaaagatggggaaagaaacTGGGGAATCGGGGTAACTCCGGTCCTCGTCTCGAGGCCATCCCCGCCCCACCAGGAGTTCATCTCCCAAGAGTATAAGAACGTCGATCAACACAAGCATCCATGGTATGACAACCGCACCCGACTGAACAATTCAGTGCTCCTCGCAACGATGtcctggaaagaagaaaaccgCCACAGGCGCATTCTGCGCAATGCTCACGCCGGCGGATACGGCGTCATCGCTGTCATCGCCTACAACCTCGAACAAATTCTCGGCTACATCCGAGCAGCAGAAACAGCGCGGTCGCCTCTTATCATACAATTCTTCCCATGGGCTGTGAAAGCAACTGATGGCTTGATCGTGCGTACCGCTGCAGATGCGGTCAGTCGTGCGACCGTGCCTATCAGCATCCATCTCGACCATGCGCAGTCGGAAGACATTATCAAGCAGGCGGCGGATATGCCATTCGACAGTATTATGGTAGACATGTCCCACCATGAGAAGGAGGTCAATCTGCGAAAGACTCGCGAACTGGTGCGATACTGCAATGAGCGCCAGAAAGTCACCGAAGCTGAGCCGGGGCGTAttgaaggaggtgaagacgGGGTCATGGATACGGCAGGGCTGGAGGCCTGTATGACCACTGCAGAAGAGGTGGATGAGTTTATTGATACGGGCGTGGATGTGCTTGCTCCGGCTATTGGCAATGTCCATGGCGAATATGGTCCCCGTGGCCCGCAATTGGATTTTGAGCG GTTTGAGAAGATTCGCAGTCAGGTCAATGGGAGAGTATGTTTGGCGATTCATGGTACGAATGGGTTTCCGCCCGAGCTGATACAACGTTGCGTGGCGGCTGGAGTGGCCAAGATCAATGTGAACCGGCTTGTGTTGGATGATTACTATGATCATCTTCGAGATAATGTGGGGAAGATACCACATACCCAGCTGATTGAGGAGGGGATTCAGAAAGTGGCAGATTTGACTGCGAAGTGGATGGAGATTTGCGGGTCTGCGGGTAAGGCGTGA
- a CDS encoding SDR family NAD(P)-dependent oxidoreductase (COG:Q;~EggNog:ENOG410PJ9Z;~InterPro:IPR036291,IPR002347;~PFAM:PF08659,PF00106,PF13561;~go_process: GO:0055114 - oxidation-reduction process [Evidence IEA]), with translation MALPACNLLKGKTAAITGGTTGIGRAIALAYITQGCNVAVNHLGLPQDEEHRHSLLDEVKSIQQSGIAAGNILEIPGDVTAPETSINLVKEAVSQWGKLDIFVANAGVFKQAEFLQIESSLLDHSVDVNIKGCFYSCQAAARQMVKQGHGGSIIGISSVSALVGGGLQTHYTPTKAAVLSMMQSMAISLGKDRIRCNALMPGTIATQLADHDMKNPTKKAALEARIPLGRIGNPDDMAGPAVFLACEEMSRYVNATGLLADGGMFSNLQ, from the exons ATGGCTCTACCGGCCTGCAATCTGCTCAAAGGCAAAACAGCTGCCATCACCGGCGGCACCACAGGAATCGGCCGCGCGATCGCATTGGCATACATCACCCAAGGCTGCAATGTCGCGGTCAACCATCTCGGCCTCCCCCAAGATGAAGAGCATCGGCACAGTCTGCTCGATGAAGTTAAATCCATCCAACAAAGCGGAATCGCAGCTGGCAATATCCTCGAGATTCCTGGTGATGTGACCGCCCCGGAAACCAGCATTAACCTTGTCAAGGAAGCCGTCTCTCAATGGGGCAAGCTGGATATTTTCGTTGCCAATGCTGGTGTGTTCAAGCAAGCTGAATTCCTCCA AATTGAATCCTCTCTCCTCGATCACAGCGTCGACGTCAACATCAAAGGCTGCTTCTACTCCTGTCAAGCAGCTGCCCGGCAGATGGTCAAGCAGGGCCACGGTGGCTCCATCATCGGTATCTCTTCCGTCAGCGCGCTGGTTGGTGGAGGCCTTCAGACCCACTATACTCCCACTAAGGCCGCTGTGCTCTCCATGATGCAGTCTATGGCTATTTCACTTGGCAAGGATCGTATCAGATGCAATGCTCTTATGCCAGGTACCATTGCGACTCAGTTGGCTGATCATGATATGAAGAACCCTACTAAGAAGGCTGCACTCGAGGCGCGCATTCCGCTGGGGCGGATCGGGAACCCGGACGATATGGCTGGTCCAGCGGTGTTCCTGGCTTGCGAGGAGATGAGTCGATATGTCAATGCCACGGGGTTGTTGGCGGATGGTGGGATGTTTAGTAACTTGCAATAG
- a CDS encoding uncharacterized protein (COG:Q;~EggNog:ENOG410PVI4;~InterPro:IPR002347,IPR036291,IPR020904;~PFAM:PF00106,PF13561,PF08659;~go_function: GO:0016491 - oxidoreductase activity [Evidence IEA];~go_process: GO:0055114 - oxidation-reduction process [Evidence IEA]) codes for MTSSDSNEAPQASAVQTQVSLGGKVIAITGANRGIGLGIAECCLTNGAAKVYSIDIGETGEDFAALDKRYPGQLRAISANVTEEATITAAIDKIIEEAGALHGMVVNAGRTHHKAALDFTKDEIETLFNVNLFGAFYSARAAARAFIKLGIKGSIVFTASMASYRPNKRVPSTPYGASKAGVRNMTHTLAMEWAQYGIRVNSVSPGLVKTAMTYWVPQQPDWEQQLKYYGGFPRLAEVQELGGAYVYLLSDAASYTTSIDIPVNGVIGIC; via the exons ATGACCTCCTCGGACTCCAACGAAGCACCCCAGGCCAGCGCTGTCCAGACCCAGGTCAGCCTCGGTGGAAAGGTTATCGCGA TAACCGGCGCCAATCGTGGAATCGGCCTCGGTATCGCGGAATGCTGTCTCACCAATGGTGCCGCCAAAGTTTACTCGATCGACATCGGCGAGACAGGGGAGGACTTCGCCGCCCTGGACAAGCGCTACCCAGGGCAACTCAGGGCCATTAGCGCGAATGTGACAGAGGAGGCCACCATCACCGCAGCTATCGACAAAATCATCGAAGAGGCTGGAGCGCTGCACGGTATGGTAGTCAACGCCGGTCGCACCCACCACAAGGCTGCTTTGGATTTCACCAAGGACGAGATCGAGACCCTTTTCAACGTGAACCTCTTCGGAGCATTTTATAGTGCTCGTGCTGCGGCGCGCGCCTTTATAAAACTGGGAATCAAGGGGTCGATTGTTTTTACGGCGTCGATGGCTTCATACCGACCGAATAAG CGTGTCCCATCCACTCCGTATGGCGCTTCCAAGGCTGGTGTCCGAAACATGACTCACACGCTGGCTATGGAATGGGCTCAGTATGGCATCCGGGTTAACAGTGTTTCGCCAGGTTTGGTAAAAACTGCTATGACATATTGGGTACCACAGCAGCCCGACTGGGAGCAGCAACTCAAATATTACGGAGGATTTCCCCGGCTGGCGGAGGTGCAGGAGCTGGGGGGTGCTTATGTGTATCTGCTGAGTGATGCTGCTAGCTACACGACTTCGATTGATATTCCAGTGAATGGGGTGATTGGAA TTTGTTGA